Proteins found in one Roseovarius pelagicus genomic segment:
- a CDS encoding ABC transporter permease, with protein sequence MAERTTSFGWHMIRGYAVLVYIFMFLPVMVVVLLSFNASQFGSFPMTGFSFRWFIELWENEAILRAFRTSVILGLLTAAISTTLGVLASLALVRYRVPGANMISTILIAPILVPEVVLAVALLLFLNFLGVNKSFALLLFGHVIFTLPFVILVVQARLIAIRRDVEEAAMSLGASPVQTFFQVTLPLMLPAVLAGALFAFTISFDDITGTLFWKPGGVETVPTQIFAMLRNSISPEINALGTVMIVMTVGLPLLGAAIARQLSKKSGL encoded by the coding sequence ATGGCTGAGCGCACGACATCCTTTGGCTGGCATATGATCCGTGGATACGCGGTGTTGGTCTATATTTTCATGTTCCTGCCGGTGATGGTGGTCGTGCTGCTCAGCTTCAACGCCAGTCAATTCGGCAGCTTCCCGATGACCGGATTTTCGTTTCGCTGGTTTATCGAGTTGTGGGAGAACGAGGCGATCCTGCGCGCGTTCCGAACGTCGGTCATTCTGGGTCTGTTGACGGCGGCCATCTCGACCACGCTTGGCGTGTTGGCCAGCCTCGCCTTGGTGCGGTACCGAGTGCCGGGGGCGAACATGATCTCGACCATCCTGATCGCCCCCATTCTGGTCCCCGAAGTGGTGCTGGCGGTGGCGCTGCTGTTGTTCCTGAACTTTCTGGGCGTAAACAAGAGTTTCGCGTTACTGCTTTTTGGCCATGTGATCTTTACCCTGCCGTTTGTTATTCTCGTCGTGCAGGCGCGGCTGATCGCCATCCGACGTGACGTCGAAGAGGCGGCGATGAGCCTCGGCGCTTCGCCGGTGCAGACGTTTTTTCAAGTGACGCTGCCGCTGATGCTACCTGCGGTTCTGGCCGGCGCACTTTTCGCCTTTACGATCAGTTTTGACGACATCACCGGCACTCTGTTTTGGAAGCCGGGCGGCGTCGAGACCGTGCCGACGCAGATTTTCGCGATGCTGCGCAATTCCATCAGCCCCGAGATCAACGCGCTGGGGACTGTGATGATCGTGATGACCGTGGGTCTGCCCCTGTTGGGCGCGGCCATCGCTAGACAACTTTCAAAGAAAAGCGGGCTCTGA
- a CDS encoding 3-keto-5-aminohexanoate cleavage protein, with protein MSVAIITCAITGSIHTPSMSPHLPYTADQIAEQSIAAAQAGAAILHLHARDPANGRPSADVDHWRAFLPRIKAGTDAVINMTTGGSAVMSLDDRLAAPLMAAPEMCSLNMGSMNFALYPMAARKGEWRFDWEKPFLENSDDLVFKNTPRDITRILTDLGQARGARFEFECYDVSHLHMLRHFMDRGLVEGPVFLQFVFGVLGGMGADADNLRHMKHMADKLLGGDYMFSVLAAGRHQMPMAQTAAEMGGHVRVGLEDNLSLAKGQLARSNAELVDKVRGLVEQTGRHPATPAEARAMLALKGAGKTAI; from the coding sequence ATGTCCGTCGCGATCATTACCTGTGCGATCACCGGCTCGATCCATACGCCCTCGATGTCGCCCCATCTGCCCTACACTGCCGACCAGATTGCAGAGCAATCCATCGCTGCGGCCCAAGCGGGGGCGGCCATCCTGCATCTGCATGCGCGCGACCCCGCCAATGGCCGACCCTCTGCCGACGTTGACCATTGGCGCGCCTTCCTGCCACGTATCAAGGCGGGCACGGATGCGGTGATCAACATGACCACCGGCGGCAGTGCGGTGATGAGCCTGGACGACCGGCTGGCGGCCCCGCTGATGGCCGCACCAGAGATGTGCAGCCTGAACATGGGCAGCATGAATTTCGCGCTTTATCCAATGGCGGCCCGCAAGGGAGAATGGCGTTTCGACTGGGAGAAGCCATTTCTGGAAAACTCAGATGATCTGGTGTTCAAGAACACGCCGCGCGACATAACCCGTATCCTGACCGATCTGGGGCAGGCGCGCGGCGCGCGGTTCGAGTTCGAGTGCTATGACGTGAGCCACCTGCACATGCTGCGTCACTTCATGGATCGCGGGCTGGTCGAAGGGCCGGTGTTTCTGCAATTCGTTTTTGGCGTGTTGGGTGGGATGGGGGCAGATGCCGATAACCTGCGCCACATGAAGCACATGGCGGACAAGCTGTTAGGCGGTGATTACATGTTCTCTGTTCTTGCGGCGGGTCGACATCAGATGCCGATGGCGCAGACCGCCGCCGAAATGGGCGGGCATGTGCGGGTCGGACTGGAGGATAATCTGAGCCTTGCCAAGGGGCAACTGGCACGTTCTAACGCAGAGCTGGTGGATAAGGTGCGCGGTCTCGTTGAGCAGACGGGACGCCATCCGGCGACCCCCGCAGAGGCGCGGGCGATGCTGGCACTGAAGGGTGCAGGCAAGACGGCGATATGA
- a CDS encoding aminotransferase family protein, with protein sequence MSHLFYQGRTRKPVLAQARGVYMWDEGGKRYLDGSSGAMVCNIGHSNEAVLEAMRRQMEKSTFGYRLHFETEASERLAARTVEKTPVGLNKVFFVSGGSEAVESAMKLARQHAIATGREQRWKVISRSPSYHGCTLGALAVTGYATLTQPFAPMMREMPKIPAPRAYLDGLDPTDPATGDHYADMLEDCIAREGAASVLAFLMEPVGGASTGALVPPTGYMKRIRQICDRHDIILIMDEVMTGAGRTGAFLGADHWGVTPDIVVLSKGFAAGYAPLGAIVASDAIVDPVLDAGGFAHGFTYAGNPLACAAGHAVLEEIDRLGLIKNAARMGDRLRARLDGLMERHEIIGDVRGKGLLLAFEFMADRVSKRPLPKEYDAYLRFVEIAYEKGLIVYARRTRDGVEGDHILVCPPLTVTNTHLDEIIEVLDQSLQQFTAELPALKEMA encoded by the coding sequence ATGAGCCATCTATTCTATCAGGGTCGCACGCGCAAACCGGTGCTGGCGCAGGCGCGCGGCGTCTATATGTGGGACGAGGGCGGTAAGCGATATCTCGACGGATCGAGCGGCGCGATGGTTTGCAATATCGGCCACTCCAACGAGGCCGTGCTGGAAGCGATGCGCCGTCAGATGGAAAAATCAACCTTCGGGTATCGCCTGCACTTTGAAACCGAAGCGTCAGAGAGATTGGCGGCGAGAACAGTGGAAAAGACGCCGGTCGGTCTGAACAAGGTGTTTTTTGTTTCCGGCGGATCAGAGGCGGTGGAAAGTGCGATGAAGCTGGCACGCCAGCATGCTATCGCGACAGGCAGAGAGCAGCGCTGGAAAGTGATTTCGCGCAGCCCGTCCTATCACGGCTGCACCTTGGGCGCGCTGGCGGTGACGGGCTACGCAACGCTCACCCAACCCTTTGCCCCGATGATGCGGGAGATGCCGAAAATCCCTGCGCCACGCGCCTATCTCGACGGGTTGGACCCGACTGATCCGGCGACGGGTGATCACTATGCCGACATGCTGGAGGATTGCATCGCCCGCGAAGGGGCAGCCAGCGTCCTGGCCTTCCTGATGGAGCCTGTCGGCGGCGCATCCACCGGCGCGCTGGTGCCGCCGACAGGCTATATGAAACGTATCCGCCAGATATGTGACCGGCACGACATCATCCTGATCATGGATGAGGTGATGACCGGTGCGGGCCGTACCGGGGCCTTTCTGGGGGCGGACCACTGGGGTGTCACGCCGGATATTGTCGTCCTGTCCAAGGGTTTTGCCGCCGGTTACGCGCCGCTGGGGGCCATCGTCGCCAGTGATGCCATCGTCGATCCGGTGCTGGATGCAGGTGGGTTTGCGCATGGGTTCACCTATGCGGGCAATCCGCTGGCCTGTGCCGCTGGCCATGCAGTGCTGGAGGAGATTGACCGGCTGGGCCTGATCAAGAATGCCGCGCGCATGGGGGACCGGTTGCGTGCCCGCCTTGATGGATTGATGGAGCGTCACGAGATCATCGGCGACGTACGGGGCAAGGGCCTGTTGCTGGCCTTCGAATTCATGGCAGACCGGGTGAGCAAGCGACCGCTGCCCAAGGAGTACGACGCCTATCTTCGCTTTGTCGAGATTGCCTATGAAAAAGGCCTGATCGTTTACGCGCGGCGGACGCGGGACGGAGTAGAAGGAGATCACATTCTGGTCTGTCCACCCCTGACGGTGACGAATACGCATCTAGACGAAATCATCGAAGTTCTAGACCAGTCCTTGCAGCAGTTCACTGCTGAACTGCCCGCGCTAAAGGAGATGGCCTGA
- a CDS encoding extracellular solute-binding protein, producing the protein MDNTKRYERLRERYMNGDLSRRNFLGLLGAAGAAYGLVTPYRAMAADVTEVRFDGWGGVVSEALRANAFDPFENETGMKVVDGTFGGGDEYLSRVKASQPGEYNIAHLSGVFDYARYHNLGLSSELNEDNIPNLEFVIPKLIDVFRGVTDGKLSCVPYDYGTTGLAYNRKHISDEEMQEKGAMILLDADRKGKIAGWSDWRTRMWYAALQTGQSPNDITDVEAAWDAVRQHRDLSLKYWGSGAELMSLLAEEEIHVTEGWSGRIYALQEQGHDIGYMDPPNGFGWQECMFVIKGSPMEACEELLNFMLAPETSIAVAEGQNYPPALDPNKVDLGKKIPTLPAFDPNGTLENLTFADPGYWNGNEAEWAKTFGRVQKGY; encoded by the coding sequence ATCGACAACACCAAACGCTATGAGCGGCTGCGCGAGCGGTATATGAACGGCGACCTGAGCCGCCGTAATTTTCTAGGCCTGCTGGGCGCGGCTGGTGCGGCCTATGGCCTTGTGACGCCCTACCGCGCTATGGCGGCGGACGTGACCGAGGTCCGTTTTGACGGTTGGGGTGGCGTCGTTTCCGAGGCGCTGCGCGCCAATGCATTCGATCCCTTTGAAAACGAGACGGGCATGAAGGTCGTCGACGGCACGTTCGGTGGCGGTGACGAATACCTGAGCCGCGTGAAGGCCAGCCAGCCGGGCGAGTACAACATTGCCCACTTGTCGGGCGTGTTCGACTACGCGCGTTATCACAATCTGGGCCTCAGTTCCGAACTGAACGAGGATAACATTCCGAACCTCGAATTCGTCATTCCCAAGCTGATCGACGTGTTCCGCGGCGTGACCGATGGCAAGCTGAGCTGCGTCCCCTACGATTACGGCACTACTGGCCTCGCCTACAATCGCAAGCATATCTCGGACGAAGAGATGCAGGAAAAGGGCGCGATGATCCTGCTGGACGCCGATCGCAAGGGCAAGATCGCAGGCTGGTCTGACTGGCGCACGCGGATGTGGTACGCTGCTTTGCAGACTGGTCAATCGCCCAACGACATCACGGATGTGGAGGCCGCATGGGATGCCGTGCGTCAGCACCGCGACCTTAGCCTGAAATACTGGGGTTCCGGTGCCGAATTGATGAGCCTGCTGGCCGAAGAGGAAATCCATGTGACCGAAGGCTGGTCTGGCCGCATCTATGCGCTGCAGGAACAGGGTCACGATATCGGCTACATGGATCCGCCCAACGGATTTGGCTGGCAGGAGTGCATGTTCGTGATCAAGGGCAGCCCGATGGAGGCGTGCGAGGAATTGTTGAACTTCATGCTGGCACCGGAAACGTCGATCGCCGTGGCCGAAGGGCAGAATTATCCGCCGGCACTTGATCCCAACAAGGTTGACCTGGGCAAGAAGATCCCGACGTTGCCCGCGTTCGATCCCAATGGCACGCTCGAAAACCTGACCTTCGCCGATCCGGGCTATTGGAACGGCAACGAAGCGGAGTGGGCAAAAACCTTTGGCCGCGTCCAAAAAGGGTACTAA
- a CDS encoding ABC transporter ATP-binding protein: protein MSSVSLNNIVKRFGSFTAVHKANLEIPEGAFVTLLGPSGCGKTTNLRMIAGLLDPSEGEILIGGRRVNDVPIHKRNLGIVFQNYALFPHKTVADNIAFGLKYRDVPASEIPGKVQAALELVQLPDVGHRYPKELSGGQQQRIALARAIVIEPDVLLLDEPLSALDANLREDMRVELKRIQDQIGVTTVFVTHDQSEALAMSDHIVVMSAGRIEQVGAPEEVYNNPASEFVANFLGASNVLDADCRALEAGGALLDTALFGDVPLPPAKSVRLSGPGPAKLVLRAEKLQVMKEGKAPEGMITAPATVETVDYQGQTVRYFVRVGDTQLQALNMIDDHPFSQGSAAIVAFRPRDGSALAVQ from the coding sequence ATGAGTTCCGTCAGCCTTAACAATATCGTCAAACGCTTTGGCAGTTTTACTGCTGTGCACAAGGCGAATCTGGAAATTCCCGAAGGCGCGTTTGTCACGCTTCTTGGCCCGTCGGGCTGCGGCAAAACCACCAACCTGCGGATGATCGCAGGGTTGCTTGACCCCAGCGAGGGTGAAATCCTGATCGGGGGGCGGCGCGTCAACGACGTGCCAATTCATAAACGCAACCTTGGGATTGTGTTCCAGAATTATGCATTGTTCCCGCACAAGACGGTGGCGGATAATATCGCTTTTGGCCTCAAATACCGCGATGTCCCCGCCAGCGAGATACCGGGCAAGGTGCAGGCGGCGTTGGAACTGGTGCAACTGCCCGATGTGGGCCACCGTTACCCAAAAGAACTGTCGGGCGGGCAACAACAGCGGATCGCTTTGGCGCGCGCGATCGTGATCGAGCCTGATGTTCTGCTGCTGGACGAACCGCTTAGTGCGCTGGACGCCAACCTGCGCGAAGATATGCGGGTAGAGTTGAAACGCATTCAGGACCAGATCGGCGTGACCACGGTGTTTGTCACCCACGACCAGTCCGAGGCGCTGGCGATGTCCGATCATATCGTGGTGATGAGCGCGGGCCGTATAGAGCAGGTCGGCGCACCCGAAGAGGTTTACAACAACCCGGCGAGCGAGTTCGTCGCCAACTTCCTCGGCGCGTCCAACGTGCTTGACGCCGATTGCCGCGCGCTAGAGGCAGGTGGTGCGTTACTGGACACGGCTCTATTCGGTGACGTGCCATTACCGCCTGCGAAATCCGTCCGCCTCAGCGGCCCAGGCCCGGCCAAGCTGGTGCTGCGCGCGGAAAAATTGCAAGTGATGAAAGAGGGCAAGGCACCTGAAGGGATGATTACTGCGCCTGCCACGGTCGAAACCGTAGATTATCAGGGCCAGACTGTGCGCTATTTCGTGCGGGTCGGGGATACGCAACTACAGGCGCTCAACATGATCGACGATCACCCGTTTTCCCAAGGCAGCGCAGCCATAGTCGCGTTCCGCCCCAGAGACGGGTCGGCACTGGCGGTACAATGA
- a CDS encoding NAD(P)/FAD-dependent oxidoreductase, translating into MFTDDFKDQPYWWDAAAPEDARSSELPKTVDVLVIGSGYTGLHAALRTARAGRSTLVLEAEALGHGASSRNGGQVSTSIKPDFAALKRRYGEDTARGIIHDAQASLDYFQDFIAEEGIDCHLRVPGRFHGAHTAGQYDKLAAYVASMGDGIDTEAFMVPRADQHAELGTDAYYGGIVFPKHASVHPALYHKGLRDVVRKAGAQMVSHCRVTAIDRQAPGFRVRTERGEVMAKRVIVATNGYTTGLTPWQQRRVIPIGSYIIATEELPKAQMDRLMPTNRVLSDTRKLVVYYRPSPDRKRILFGGRVSLKEMNPTITGPRLKSMLVALFPELETVKISYSWSGYVGYTFDTLMHCGQDDGLYYAMGYCGSGVGMASYLGMKIGLQAADDPAGETAFGRIPFPTRPFYTGNPWFLAPSIMVYRFRDRFGI; encoded by the coding sequence ATGTTCACAGATGATTTCAAGGACCAGCCCTACTGGTGGGATGCAGCCGCGCCCGAGGACGCGCGCAGCAGCGAATTGCCAAAAACAGTTGATGTTCTTGTCATTGGATCAGGTTACACTGGCCTACATGCCGCGCTGCGCACCGCGCGCGCCGGGCGCAGCACACTGGTGCTTGAGGCAGAAGCGTTGGGCCATGGCGCCAGCAGCCGCAATGGCGGGCAGGTTTCGACCTCTATCAAACCTGATTTCGCGGCGCTCAAACGGCGCTATGGTGAAGACACGGCTCGCGGGATCATCCACGATGCCCAAGCATCGCTGGATTACTTTCAGGACTTTATCGCCGAAGAAGGAATCGACTGTCATTTGCGTGTGCCGGGTCGCTTTCACGGTGCGCACACGGCCGGGCAGTATGACAAGCTGGCGGCGTATGTGGCATCTATGGGCGACGGGATCGACACCGAGGCATTCATGGTCCCGCGCGCGGATCAGCATGCCGAGTTGGGCACCGACGCTTATTATGGGGGGATCGTCTTTCCCAAACACGCAAGCGTGCATCCGGCACTCTACCACAAGGGATTGCGCGATGTGGTGCGCAAGGCCGGCGCGCAAATGGTGTCGCATTGTCGTGTAACGGCAATCGATCGGCAGGCACCGGGATTTCGCGTACGCACCGAACGGGGCGAGGTGATGGCAAAACGCGTCATCGTTGCCACGAACGGCTATACGACCGGGCTGACGCCATGGCAGCAGCGCCGGGTCATACCTATCGGGTCCTATATCATTGCGACCGAAGAGTTGCCGAAGGCGCAGATGGATCGGCTGATGCCCACCAACCGGGTGCTGTCAGACACACGCAAGCTGGTTGTCTACTATCGCCCTTCGCCTGATCGCAAACGTATCCTGTTTGGCGGGCGCGTATCATTGAAAGAGATGAACCCGACCATCACCGGCCCGCGTCTGAAGAGTATGCTGGTTGCGCTGTTTCCCGAGTTGGAAACCGTCAAGATCAGCTATTCTTGGTCCGGGTATGTCGGATATACTTTCGACACGCTGATGCACTGCGGACAAGACGACGGACTGTACTATGCCATGGGCTATTGTGGCTCAGGCGTGGGCATGGCCAGCTATCTGGGCATGAAGATCGGCCTTCAGGCGGCGGATGATCCGGCGGGCGAGACGGCCTTTGGGCGTATTCCATTCCCGACGCGACCCTTCTACACCGGGAACCCGTGGTTTCTGGCCCCGTCAATCATGGTTTACCGTTTCCGTGACCGTTTCGGGATCTAA
- a CDS encoding GMC family oxidoreductase, producing MDRYDFVIVGAGSAGCVLANRLSADGKYRVLLLEAGGSDASLWIWMPIGYGKTFYRKSVNWMYQSQPDAGLNGRVSYWPRGKVMGGSSSINAMVYVRGQAEDFEDWRAMGNPGWGWDDVLPYFRKSESNDRGADDWRGGDGPLAVSTMDRYLHPLCQNFIKAGEQIQVPHNPDFNGARQEGVGTYQNTARDGMRMSTARAYIRPARGRANLRIEKRAMATRLIFDGTRAGGVEYVQNGKTCRAMASREVIVSAGAVNSPQLLQLSGVGPGALLREHGVDVVQDTPGVGQHLQDHLGMDFLYRSKLPTLNNQLHSWYGKLWQGMRYVLTRGGPLSLGVNQGGGFVRTRAGLTRPNMQLFFSPVSYTKAPPGKRPLMNPDPFAGFLIGSQPTRPTSRGHIEIASADPFAPPAIHPNYLSTDFDMQEQIEGLRFIRKLAAAPALADIIEAEIVPGRDVQSDADFAADVRARAGTVFHPVSTCRMGPDPQVDVVDSRLRVYGLQGLRVVDASIFPTLTSGNTNAPAIMVGEKGADMILEDAKGQ from the coding sequence ATGGATCGTTATGATTTCGTCATCGTCGGAGCGGGGTCAGCAGGCTGTGTTTTGGCGAACCGGCTGAGTGCGGATGGTAAATACCGTGTGTTGCTGCTGGAAGCCGGCGGGTCGGATGCCAGTCTGTGGATTTGGATGCCGATCGGCTATGGCAAGACGTTCTACCGCAAATCCGTCAACTGGATGTACCAGAGCCAGCCCGATGCAGGCCTGAACGGACGCGTGAGCTATTGGCCCCGCGGCAAGGTCATGGGCGGCTCCAGTTCAATCAACGCAATGGTTTACGTCCGCGGGCAGGCGGAGGATTTCGAAGATTGGCGCGCGATGGGGAATCCGGGCTGGGGCTGGGATGATGTGCTGCCCTATTTCCGCAAATCAGAGAGCAATGATCGTGGCGCGGATGACTGGCGCGGCGGCGACGGGCCGCTCGCGGTGAGCACGATGGATCGCTACCTGCATCCGCTCTGCCAGAACTTCATCAAGGCGGGCGAACAGATACAGGTGCCGCACAATCCCGATTTCAACGGTGCGCGCCAAGAGGGCGTAGGCACCTATCAGAACACAGCCCGTGATGGCATGCGGATGAGCACGGCGCGCGCCTATATCCGGCCTGCGCGCGGACGCGCCAATCTGCGGATAGAAAAGCGCGCGATGGCGACTCGGCTGATCTTTGACGGGACACGCGCGGGCGGGGTGGAGTACGTCCAGAACGGAAAAACCTGTCGCGCGATGGCGTCACGTGAAGTGATCGTATCGGCGGGTGCGGTCAACTCGCCGCAACTCTTGCAATTGTCGGGCGTGGGGCCGGGGGCGCTCTTGCGCGAACACGGGGTCGATGTCGTGCAGGATACGCCCGGCGTGGGGCAGCATTTGCAGGACCATCTGGGCATGGATTTCCTCTATCGCTCCAAGCTGCCGACCCTCAACAACCAGTTGCACAGTTGGTACGGCAAGCTTTGGCAGGGGATGCGTTATGTTTTGACCCGTGGCGGGCCACTGTCACTCGGGGTCAATCAGGGGGGCGGATTTGTCCGCACGCGCGCTGGGCTGACACGACCCAACATGCAACTCTTCTTCTCCCCGGTCAGCTATACCAAGGCCCCGCCGGGTAAACGTCCGCTGATGAACCCCGACCCATTTGCCGGTTTCCTGATCGGGTCGCAGCCAACACGGCCCACCAGCCGTGGTCATATCGAGATCGCCAGTGCGGACCCGTTCGCGCCGCCTGCTATTCATCCCAATTACCTCAGCACGGATTTCGACATGCAGGAGCAAATCGAGGGGTTGCGATTTATCCGCAAACTTGCTGCCGCACCCGCTCTTGCCGATATTATCGAAGCCGAGATTGTTCCGGGCCGCGACGTGCAAAGCGACGCAGATTTTGCCGCCGATGTTCGCGCTCGCGCTGGCACCGTCTTTCACCCGGTCAGTACCTGCCGAATGGGGCCGGACCCGCAGGTGGATGTTGTCGATTCACGTTTGCGGGTCTACGGTTTGCAAGGGTTGCGTGTGGTGGATGCGTCAATATTTCCGACGCTTACATCTGGCAACACCAATGCTCCCGCGATCATGGTGGGGGAAAAGGGGGCCGATATGATCCTTGAGGATGCAAAGGGGCAGTAG
- a CDS encoding ABC transporter permease produces MSVEAREKRQPWILLSPALTAITLLLFIPLLFILVYSFWLRTATGADEVGFYLDNWREALTDAFYRDILLHTLRIAAITTLLCAVMGYPAAYFIARSKGNKPVLLLLLMLPFWISYIIRTMSWINILGVSGALNTFLLWIGIINEPMQMLYNEATVILGLVHFLLPFMVLNVFVSLDGIDETLEDAANSLGATRWQSFLQVTLPLSLPGLAAGGLLCFVLGAGTYITPLVLGGTSDAMFANLVFEAIITQLNWPLGSALSLMLLAVLGVLVMIYNRYLGMAQLMKGLG; encoded by the coding sequence ATGTCGGTCGAAGCGCGCGAAAAGCGCCAGCCGTGGATATTATTATCGCCCGCGTTAACGGCGATCACGCTGCTGCTGTTCATTCCGCTGCTTTTCATCCTCGTTTACAGTTTCTGGCTGCGCACCGCGACGGGCGCGGATGAAGTCGGATTTTATCTGGACAACTGGCGCGAGGCGCTGACCGATGCGTTCTATCGCGACATCCTGCTACATACGCTGCGCATCGCGGCCATCACCACATTGCTTTGCGCTGTCATGGGCTATCCAGCGGCCTATTTCATCGCGCGCTCGAAGGGTAACAAGCCAGTTCTGCTGTTATTGCTGATGCTGCCCTTTTGGATCAGCTACATCATCCGCACGATGAGCTGGATCAACATCCTCGGGGTGTCGGGCGCGCTCAATACATTCCTGCTGTGGATCGGCATCATCAACGAGCCGATGCAGATGCTTTACAATGAGGCGACAGTGATCCTTGGCCTCGTGCATTTTTTGCTGCCCTTCATGGTGCTGAACGTCTTTGTCAGCCTCGATGGCATTGACGAAACGCTAGAGGACGCGGCGAACTCTCTGGGCGCGACGCGCTGGCAGTCTTTCCTTCAGGTCACGCTGCCTTTGTCATTGCCCGGTCTCGCGGCGGGTGGGTTGCTGTGCTTTGTACTGGGTGCAGGGACCTACATCACACCGCTGGTGCTGGGTGGTACCTCCGACGCGATGTTCGCCAATCTGGTATTCGAAGCGATCATCACACAGCTGAACTGGCCGCTGGGTAGCGCGCTATCGCTGATGTTGCTGGCTGTGCTTGGCGTACTGGTGATGATCTACAACCGTTATCTGGGCATGGCGCAATTGATGAAGGGGCTGGGCTGA
- a CDS encoding GNAT family N-acetyltransferase: MTDVHFRIAGRDDAAQLNTALAALSAELGDCHRSEVADLMRAIEGTHPAFRAILAEVGTTLAGVAVYSPLFSTSRGCVVAYVSDLWVLTDHRGTGLGQDILRAVMDDARSEWDARWMKLTVYDTSPAARRFYERLGFGPAEGSTEMHLDATGCTALGGDV, from the coding sequence ATGACGGATGTGCATTTTCGAATTGCTGGGCGCGACGATGCGGCGCAACTGAATACCGCGCTGGCCGCGCTATCGGCTGAGTTGGGGGATTGTCATCGCTCGGAGGTCGCAGACCTGATGCGGGCGATCGAAGGCACGCATCCGGCGTTTCGCGCGATTTTGGCCGAGGTGGGTACGACACTCGCTGGCGTGGCGGTCTATTCGCCGCTTTTTTCGACCTCGCGGGGGTGTGTCGTCGCATATGTATCTGATCTATGGGTCCTGACCGACCATCGCGGCACGGGGCTGGGGCAGGACATATTGCGCGCGGTCATGGACGATGCACGATCGGAATGGGATGCGCGCTGGATGAAGCTGACGGTCTATGACACCAGCCCCGCAGCGCGACGGTTCTACGAGCGGCTGGGGTTTGGTCCGGCTGAGGGAAGTACAGAAATGCATCTGGACGCGACCGGATGCACGGCACTGGGAGGCGATGTATGA
- a CDS encoding LysR family transcriptional regulator, translating to MSIVGSDDHRYSPQRIARELDWNLLRTFVVLAESRSITDASERLRLKQPSVSTALKRLEDRVGRQLIDRRPGHYSLTDAGRLLYREALDINGSILRLSTLLREMTDDVRGHVDLVVASHVVCPFFDRILSDWHRANPQTTLTVEVLSSIDAIAEVQAKRASFALCLVRSRNARLEYRQLYREFFGLYCGPGHPLFGRGSLSPADLEGSNSVSFDTDRLQDVLSPVTLMRAQSSMSEKIVGTSSNLEEVRRMIMAGIGIGPLPVHVAARDVADGALWQVPPYDDLPAIDVHLVWNPHAVMNRAEEILLLMLQDKIDNTPIADRTYS from the coding sequence ATGTCTATTGTTGGTTCGGATGACCACCGTTACAGCCCGCAACGCATCGCGCGCGAGTTGGACTGGAACCTGCTTCGCACCTTTGTCGTATTGGCTGAATCCCGGTCGATCACCGACGCATCCGAACGGCTGCGCCTAAAGCAACCTTCGGTGTCTACCGCATTGAAACGTCTGGAAGATCGCGTCGGCCGTCAACTGATAGATCGACGCCCCGGCCACTATTCCCTGACTGATGCCGGCCGCCTCCTCTATCGTGAAGCGTTGGACATAAACGGATCGATCCTGCGGTTGTCCACACTGTTGCGCGAAATGACAGATGACGTGCGCGGGCATGTGGATTTGGTCGTGGCAAGCCATGTAGTTTGTCCGTTTTTCGACCGGATCCTGTCCGATTGGCACCGCGCAAACCCACAAACGACGCTCACTGTCGAAGTGCTGTCCAGCATCGACGCTATTGCCGAAGTGCAGGCGAAACGCGCTTCCTTTGCGCTGTGCCTCGTGCGCAGCCGCAATGCGCGACTGGAATACCGGCAACTATACCGCGAGTTCTTTGGCCTCTATTGCGGGCCGGGTCATCCGCTGTTTGGACGCGGCAGCCTGTCGCCCGCCGATCTGGAGGGTAGTAATTCAGTCAGCTTCGATACTGATCGTCTGCAGGATGTCCTAAGTCCCGTGACCTTGATGCGTGCGCAATCCAGCATGAGTGAAAAGATCGTCGGCACATCCAGTAATCTGGAAGAGGTGCGGCGGATGATCATGGCCGGGATCGGGATCGGGCCGCTGCCTGTACACGTCGCAGCCCGCGACGTGGCCGATGGTGCGCTATGGCAGGTGCCGCCCTACGATGACCTGCCCGCCATCGACGTGCATCTGGTGTGGAACCCGCACGCGGTGATGAACCGCGCCGAAGAGATTTTGCTGCTTATGCTTCAGGACAAGATCGACAACACGCCGATCGCGGATCGCACTTACAGCTGA